The following proteins come from a genomic window of Thermoproteus sp.:
- a CDS encoding 50S ribosomal protein L3, with translation MGLKIHRPRRGSMGVYPRKRAEDIVPRVRTWPDPNLGKPALLGFAAYKVGMLHAVVIEDKQTSPLYGKEVVRAATVLEAPPLRVLAVRLYGLDPTTGYKKSLSEAWAPEVPKDVYRAVKTLPEKFDLEAELKRLESIKGLAVDVRVLVATQPRLSGIGKKTPEVLEIPIGGVPSIEDRLKFALDVLGKEVKISDVFSVGQLVDVIAITKGKGWQGVIKRFGVTILPRWHKHRKGHRRTGTIGPQSPALMFTQPRPGQMGFHQRTEYNKRVLKIGDNPAEVNPKGGWPHYGLVKSSFILLSGSVPGVQKRLVVLRHPVRPPPKAPTAAPQLVWLSLQAE, from the coding sequence ATGGGTCTTAAGATCCATAGGCCGCGTCGCGGCTCAATGGGGGTATACCCACGTAAGAGAGCCGAAGATATAGTGCCGAGAGTTCGCACTTGGCCGGACCCCAATTTGGGCAAGCCGGCCCTTTTGGGCTTCGCCGCTTATAAGGTTGGCATGTTGCACGCCGTTGTGATCGAAGACAAACAGACAAGCCCGCTATACGGCAAGGAGGTAGTGAGGGCCGCCACGGTCCTCGAGGCCCCGCCTTTGAGGGTATTAGCCGTGAGGCTTTACGGCCTCGATCCGACTACAGGCTACAAGAAGTCGCTCAGCGAGGCGTGGGCCCCCGAAGTGCCCAAGGACGTATATAGGGCGGTCAAGACGCTACCGGAAAAATTCGATCTGGAGGCCGAATTGAAAAGGCTCGAATCAATTAAGGGGCTTGCGGTAGATGTTAGAGTCCTAGTGGCCACACAGCCCAGGCTTTCCGGAATAGGCAAAAAGACGCCTGAGGTGCTAGAGATACCAATCGGCGGCGTTCCCTCTATTGAGGACCGACTTAAATTCGCCCTGGACGTACTCGGCAAGGAGGTGAAGATATCAGACGTATTTTCGGTGGGACAGCTGGTAGACGTCATAGCTATCACTAAGGGCAAGGGCTGGCAAGGCGTCATTAAGAGGTTTGGCGTTACCATACTTCCGCGTTGGCATAAACACAGGAAGGGCCATAGGCGTACTGGCACCATAGGACCTCAGAGCCCCGCCTTGATGTTCACCCAACCCAGGCCGGGCCAGATGGGCTTCCACCAGCGCACCGAATACAATAAGAGGGTTTTGAAGATAGGCGACAATCCCGCCGAGGTGAACCCGAAAGGCGGGTGGCCCCACTACGGGCTCGTCAAGAGCAGTTTCATATTGCTGTCGGGTAGCGTGCCGGGGGTGCAGAAGCGGCTGGTGGTGCTCCGCCATCCGGTGAGGCCGCCTCCCAAGGCGCCTACAGCCGCGCCGCAAC
- a CDS encoding DUF2175 domain-containing protein: protein MKRWTCYICGKDVVEGQLFTFTSKGAVHMSCLHKSWAPKLYKNNTDAALFELVSFANEGIVRVKNLEELIEDEEVKKLALEFRKSLEGFAARLTNKLVERIGA, encoded by the coding sequence ATGAAGCGGTGGACCTGCTACATCTGCGGTAAGGACGTGGTGGAGGGCCAGCTGTTTACGTTTACGAGCAAGGGCGCGGTCCATATGAGCTGTCTCCATAAGTCGTGGGCGCCAAAGCTATACAAAAACAACACAGATGCGGCTCTATTCGAGCTGGTGTCGTTCGCCAACGAGGGCATCGTCCGCGTAAAGAACCTAGAGGAGCTGATAGAAGACGAAGAGGTCAAGAAGCTAGCCTTGGAGTTTAGGAAGAGCCTAGAGGGCTTTGCTGCGAGACTGACCAATAAACTAGTAGAAAGGATAGGGGCCTAA
- a CDS encoding alpha-amylase family glycosyl hydrolase, which produces MTCRIERWSGHDYFGIAAEVEMCTKRVGARGYLVSSLSGELIGAFPLTMRGRLMCTTLRLPPGRYSYKLVVDYNEAERGECTIRPPAPLLHAPSPYFVGEFKDGIEVRAYAVKPPKICDKATCTFGEELAAMDGYGLYRAFVRSLPYVVDCCGVKIRVEKFVRFRRPKWAPLVMYEILPDRVKNRFGCRNLRRDFCGGSLKDVEELLDYISQIGDAVYLHPIYRAMSYHRYDVLDHKSVDDILGGLKAFEELLGEAKRRGLGVVLDVVLHHVGLKSRVFSERRDLFHLKDPERAEWTLQVAYNFPRELWPRFFHGDPPYETFMAVWTMPKIDYSKAEAMAYAESVLAFWADKVDGFRFDVAHGIPLAAWRTLVGKYSETHYLLAEHTGDPTAYLGVHHGFTAYELYGAVLDFFALDKIEAEEFVRRVKLYMARVGPNQLRYMYTFIENHDTDRFCSVAGRRKRRAVLAYAFIYMMPGTPAVYAGGENCAEGLASDHTNRRPLDSYKPDLELASALRTLYLIRRKYPEIAEGPVRHISGRGEYLTLVNTSIALSLDRKTGYVEIKTPDGYIEL; this is translated from the coding sequence GTGACCTGCCGCATAGAGCGTTGGTCCGGCCACGATTATTTCGGCATAGCGGCGGAGGTAGAGATGTGTACTAAGAGGGTCGGAGCTAGGGGCTATCTAGTCTCCAGCCTGAGCGGAGAGCTTATAGGCGCGTTTCCCCTCACGATGCGCGGAAGGCTTATGTGCACTACTCTTCGCCTACCGCCTGGACGCTATTCCTATAAGCTCGTAGTAGATTACAACGAGGCAGAGAGGGGCGAGTGCACCATAAGGCCCCCCGCGCCTTTACTCCACGCGCCTTCGCCTTATTTCGTCGGCGAGTTTAAAGATGGGATTGAAGTAAGGGCGTATGCAGTCAAACCTCCTAAGATTTGCGACAAGGCGACTTGTACGTTCGGGGAAGAACTCGCCGCAATGGACGGCTACGGCCTATATAGGGCCTTTGTGAGGAGCCTTCCTTATGTCGTCGATTGTTGTGGGGTAAAAATACGCGTGGAGAAGTTCGTACGTTTCCGGAGGCCGAAATGGGCCCCGTTGGTCATGTACGAAATTCTGCCCGATAGAGTCAAAAACAGATTTGGATGTAGGAATTTGAGGCGGGATTTCTGCGGGGGCTCTCTGAAGGACGTCGAGGAGCTATTGGACTACATATCACAGATAGGAGACGCCGTATATTTACATCCAATATATAGGGCTATGAGCTATCATAGATACGACGTATTGGACCACAAGTCTGTCGACGACATCCTAGGCGGGCTCAAGGCCTTCGAGGAGCTCCTAGGCGAGGCCAAGAGGAGGGGGCTGGGCGTAGTGCTCGACGTGGTTTTACACCACGTCGGGCTCAAGTCGCGTGTCTTCTCCGAACGTAGAGACCTATTCCACCTGAAGGACCCCGAAAGGGCCGAGTGGACGCTTCAAGTGGCCTATAACTTCCCTCGAGAGTTATGGCCTCGTTTCTTCCACGGCGATCCCCCATATGAGACTTTCATGGCAGTATGGACTATGCCCAAGATAGACTACAGCAAGGCGGAGGCCATGGCCTACGCCGAGTCGGTCCTCGCCTTTTGGGCCGATAAAGTCGACGGCTTTAGGTTCGATGTGGCCCACGGAATTCCGCTTGCCGCGTGGAGGACGTTAGTTGGGAAGTATTCAGAGACGCATTATCTACTCGCCGAACATACAGGAGATCCCACCGCCTATCTAGGCGTACATCACGGCTTTACCGCATACGAGCTCTACGGGGCGGTTTTAGACTTCTTCGCCTTAGACAAAATAGAGGCCGAGGAGTTCGTCAGGAGGGTGAAGCTATATATGGCGAGGGTAGGTCCGAACCAGTTGAGGTACATGTATACGTTTATAGAAAATCACGACACGGATAGGTTCTGTTCGGTTGCAGGTAGGAGGAAGAGGAGAGCTGTGTTGGCCTATGCCTTCATATACATGATGCCCGGCACGCCGGCCGTATATGCCGGCGGCGAGAACTGCGCCGAGGGGCTCGCTTCGGATCACACCAACAGGAGACCGCTCGACTCCTACAAGCCCGATTTAGAGCTGGCGTCGGCCTTAAGGACTTTGTACCTCATAAGGAGGAAATATCCCGAGATTGCCGAAGGGCCTGTTAGACATATCTCCGGTCGGGGCGAGTACCTCACGTTGGTAAATACATCGATAGCTCTATCCCTAGACAGAAAGACAGGGTATGTAGAAATTAAAACGCCCGACGGTTATATCGAGCTTTAG
- the malA gene encoding alpha-glucosidase MalA encodes MQYELGRKAVRLRLDEKPIVEFDLPKGTPTPQVEVSGEFVKAFCCDVEVSLRVMVEGGVTRIWKELGPEEHVLGLGERATPIDRRRTIAVMFNFDAYAYLPFMDPLYVSIPLAIFVKNGKAFGLLVNSPAYSVFDIGIREYDAVTIEVEDRPELYIIFGPTPMEVLEVYSDITGKPFLPPKWALGYQISRFTYEPQTSLLKVADMVSAEVPLDAVYLDIDHMDGYKIFTWDRRKFPDPHGLISELHEKGVKVVTIVDPYVKAEPGYKVFEEGLQYFLITKNNELYLVRGWPGASALPDFLNRRAREWWAKLVEQYVREYDVDGLWIDMNEPTNMDGDILFTGGWAELRKAVALGLKPGPLRREDLLRRTAAGALHKLDDGRLIPHEKVHNAYAYFEAMATYDGILRAGKRPFILSRAGYAGIQRYAALWTGDVIASWEGLRAALMAVLGLSASGVHMVGADIGGFAGHSDPELVVRWYQASAFFPLFRAHKGKEGNDTEVFALPAKYREAVVEAIKLRYRFLPYLWHLAWEAHLTGRPIIRPLPLEFPDDEDAYKVDDEYLVGPYMLVAPHLSPTPRRAVYVPSGVWVDYWTGVVQLGPSWIEATAELPIYIRRGSAILGDGFLMVYGEGAWSIYHGEGEEPLRMNVRASGGVVELSGDMVELSEIIVVGAQYSRAEIDGVEKPVVRDVLGSRVEVGGVARRIAFR; translated from the coding sequence ATGCAATACGAGCTGGGCCGTAAGGCCGTTAGGCTACGCCTAGACGAAAAGCCAATAGTCGAGTTCGACCTGCCTAAGGGGACGCCTACGCCTCAAGTGGAGGTGTCCGGGGAGTTCGTCAAGGCCTTCTGTTGCGACGTGGAGGTGTCCCTTAGGGTCATGGTGGAGGGCGGAGTCACGAGGATCTGGAAGGAATTAGGCCCGGAGGAGCACGTCTTGGGCCTCGGCGAGAGGGCTACGCCTATAGATAGGAGGAGGACTATCGCCGTTATGTTTAATTTCGACGCATATGCCTATCTGCCCTTCATGGACCCTCTTTACGTCTCCATACCTCTTGCTATATTTGTAAAGAACGGCAAAGCCTTCGGCTTGTTGGTGAACTCGCCGGCTTACTCTGTCTTTGATATAGGCATTAGGGAGTACGACGCCGTGACGATAGAAGTAGAGGACAGACCGGAGCTCTACATAATCTTCGGGCCGACGCCCATGGAGGTCCTAGAGGTCTATTCCGACATTACAGGAAAGCCGTTCCTGCCCCCCAAGTGGGCTTTGGGGTATCAAATATCCAGATTCACCTACGAGCCCCAGACGTCTTTACTGAAGGTCGCCGATATGGTATCGGCCGAGGTGCCTTTAGACGCCGTCTATTTAGATATAGACCACATGGACGGCTACAAGATATTCACTTGGGACCGCCGTAAGTTCCCCGATCCTCACGGCTTGATCTCAGAACTACACGAGAAGGGAGTCAAGGTAGTGACTATAGTGGATCCCTATGTCAAGGCGGAGCCCGGCTATAAGGTGTTCGAGGAAGGCCTTCAATACTTCCTCATCACAAAGAACAACGAGCTCTATCTAGTTAGGGGGTGGCCCGGCGCGTCGGCCCTGCCGGACTTCCTCAACAGAAGGGCCAGGGAGTGGTGGGCCAAATTGGTGGAGCAATATGTGAGGGAGTACGACGTAGACGGGCTGTGGATAGACATGAACGAACCGACCAATATGGACGGCGACATCTTGTTCACAGGCGGGTGGGCCGAGTTGAGGAAGGCTGTGGCCTTAGGCCTCAAGCCCGGCCCCCTCCGTAGAGAGGACCTACTTAGGAGGACCGCCGCGGGGGCTCTACATAAGCTCGACGACGGGCGTTTGATACCTCACGAGAAGGTCCACAACGCATATGCCTATTTCGAGGCGATGGCGACATACGACGGCATTTTGAGGGCCGGCAAGAGGCCATTTATATTGTCTCGCGCTGGATATGCAGGAATACAACGTTATGCGGCCTTGTGGACTGGCGACGTGATAGCATCGTGGGAGGGCTTAAGGGCGGCCTTAATGGCGGTCTTGGGCCTTTCGGCCTCCGGCGTCCATATGGTCGGCGCAGATATAGGCGGCTTTGCGGGCCATAGCGACCCCGAGTTGGTAGTGCGTTGGTATCAAGCGTCGGCGTTCTTCCCGTTATTTAGGGCGCATAAAGGCAAGGAGGGCAACGACACCGAGGTCTTCGCGTTGCCGGCGAAATATAGAGAGGCCGTTGTGGAGGCCATAAAGCTACGCTATAGGTTCCTGCCTTACTTGTGGCATCTAGCCTGGGAAGCCCATCTCACAGGGCGGCCAATAATAAGGCCTTTGCCGTTGGAGTTCCCCGACGACGAAGATGCGTATAAGGTCGACGACGAGTACTTAGTAGGCCCCTACATGCTGGTGGCGCCCCACCTATCGCCGACTCCGAGGAGAGCCGTCTACGTGCCCAGCGGCGTGTGGGTAGACTATTGGACTGGGGTGGTCCAACTGGGCCCCTCTTGGATAGAGGCGACAGCCGAATTGCCTATTTACATAAGGAGGGGATCCGCCATATTGGGCGACGGGTTCCTCATGGTATATGGAGAAGGCGCGTGGTCCATATATCACGGTGAGGGCGAGGAGCCTCTACGTATGAACGTAAGGGCCTCTGGAGGCGTCGTGGAGCTCTCAGGCGACATGGTGGAGCTAAGCGAAATTATCGTAGTAGGTGCGCAGTACAGCAGGGCGGAGATCGATGGCGTCGAGAAGCCGGTAGTCCGCGACGTTTTGGGGAGTAGAGTTGAGGTGGGCGGCGTGGCTAGAAGGATCGCGTTCAGGTGA
- a CDS encoding shikimate kinase, translating to MRCVKSCAWGGGSVINAIALGIGASFPISLRIGVDVCESDRDIVSSYSEVDLAPIHKALTALRDRFGFGAVSVRFWGDLPTAGGLKSSSAALNALIFALDELFGLGLDRVDAARLNAEISKEVGISVTGAFDDAVASALGESWVTDNNTNSLLRRLDVSGDVLVLVPKWGKGRGKIEEMKAIAPVVRAAVLYALRGDWKTAMTINAVAYGFALGYDPTPTLEALKLGAVGGVSGTGPSHVFVGGNQAKLSEALVRFGDLIKAEVPRGPCEVT from the coding sequence ATGAGGTGCGTCAAGTCGTGTGCGTGGGGCGGCGGTAGCGTCATAAACGCAATTGCTTTAGGCATAGGCGCCTCATTCCCCATATCGTTGAGGATAGGCGTTGATGTCTGCGAGAGCGATAGGGATATAGTCTCGTCGTACAGCGAAGTTGACTTGGCGCCTATACACAAGGCCCTGACTGCCCTGAGGGATAGGTTTGGGTTTGGGGCTGTCTCGGTTAGATTTTGGGGCGATCTGCCTACGGCTGGCGGGCTTAAGTCCAGCAGCGCGGCCCTCAACGCCTTAATATTCGCTTTAGACGAGCTCTTCGGGCTTGGTCTCGACAGAGTGGACGCGGCTAGGTTGAATGCCGAAATAAGCAAAGAGGTCGGCATTAGTGTCACCGGCGCGTTCGACGACGCTGTGGCTTCAGCACTAGGCGAGTCCTGGGTTACGGACAATAACACAAACTCACTGCTGAGGAGATTGGACGTATCGGGCGACGTCTTGGTGCTCGTGCCCAAATGGGGCAAGGGCAGGGGGAAGATAGAGGAGATGAAGGCGATAGCGCCCGTCGTGAGGGCGGCTGTGCTTTATGCGCTCCGCGGAGATTGGAAGACCGCCATGACGATAAACGCGGTGGCTTACGGCTTCGCGCTTGGCTACGACCCAACGCCTACTCTCGAAGCTTTAAAGCTGGGAGCCGTCGGCGGCGTGTCGGGCACGGGGCCTTCGCACGTGTTTGTTGGAGGCAATCAGGCCAAGCTGTCCGAGGCGCTTGTCCGTTTCGGCGATTTGATAAAGGCGGAAGTGCCCAGAGGGCCCTGCGAAGTCACCTGA
- the aroC gene encoding chorismate synthase: MSFFGREFRIATFGESHGRAIGVVVDGLPAGLPLSEEDIRRELDRRMFCNIPVLNPRCEPEEFEILSGVKNGKTQGTPIAVVIWNKRVISSYYDDLWKRPRPGHADLAYYLKYGDNYDHRGGGRASGRTTAALVVAGAIAKKLLSVLGIEVVGHIVELGGVQISSRYDINDIKASWSKPIPVVDDNALKAMLDEIVKAVKEGDSIGGVVEVWAVNVPPGLGEPVFDKIKADLAKAALSIPSAVAFEMGEGIKLARMRGSEANDSITLKEGRVGLATNKVGGTLGGITVGEPVWFRVYFKPTPSVRKPQRTVDLSKMEPYLLEFKGRYDVTTVPKALVALEAMTAMVLADHALRAGLIRRDRPLG; this comes from the coding sequence ATGTCGTTCTTCGGCCGCGAATTCAGGATAGCGACGTTCGGCGAAAGCCACGGGAGGGCCATAGGAGTCGTCGTGGATGGACTGCCGGCGGGACTTCCGCTATCCGAAGAGGACATAAGGCGGGAGCTCGATAGGAGGATGTTCTGCAATATACCCGTCTTGAACCCCCGTTGCGAGCCCGAGGAGTTCGAGATCCTCTCCGGCGTGAAGAACGGAAAGACGCAGGGGACTCCCATAGCCGTTGTTATATGGAACAAAAGAGTTATCTCCAGCTATTACGACGACTTGTGGAAACGGCCGAGGCCCGGCCACGCCGACCTGGCCTATTATTTGAAGTACGGCGATAATTACGACCACAGAGGGGGAGGCAGGGCGTCGGGCAGGACTACGGCCGCCTTAGTAGTGGCGGGCGCGATAGCCAAGAAGCTCCTTTCCGTATTGGGGATAGAGGTCGTAGGCCATATCGTAGAGCTAGGCGGCGTGCAGATATCAAGCAGATATGACATAAACGACATAAAGGCGTCTTGGAGCAAGCCCATACCCGTCGTGGACGACAACGCGCTTAAGGCCATGTTGGACGAAATAGTCAAGGCGGTTAAGGAGGGCGACTCGATCGGCGGCGTGGTCGAGGTGTGGGCCGTCAACGTGCCGCCGGGCCTCGGCGAGCCCGTCTTCGACAAGATAAAGGCCGACTTGGCCAAGGCCGCTTTGTCGATACCCAGCGCGGTCGCCTTCGAGATGGGCGAGGGTATAAAACTCGCGAGGATGAGGGGGAGCGAGGCCAACGACTCCATAACGCTCAAAGAGGGCAGGGTGGGGCTGGCCACCAATAAGGTCGGCGGGACTCTAGGCGGGATAACAGTGGGCGAGCCTGTCTGGTTCCGCGTCTACTTCAAGCCCACGCCGTCGGTTAGAAAGCCTCAGAGGACTGTTGATCTGTCCAAAATGGAGCCCTACCTCTTGGAGTTCAAGGGCAGATACGACGTGACGACCGTGCCCAAGGCCCTCGTGGCGCTCGAGGCCATGACCGCGATGGTACTGGCTGACCACGCCCTTAGGGCCGGGCTTATCAGGCGGGATAGGCCTTTGGGCTGA
- the aroE gene encoding shikimate dehydrogenase, giving the protein MKLFAVIGQHVRSSSASPAMHNAAFKALGVDALYIAIDVPRPSLPCFVELARFNLSGFNVTIPLKEEIMQYLDGVVMEARAIGAVNTVKVERNLLVGYNTDYIAVYRLAGRYMEGSKVLVLGAGGAARAAVYAAVKAGANEIVVANRTKERAVALAKEFSERFGVKTVGVGLDEAPKADVVVNATPVHNEVLAPLEGAKAYVEFVYNPLRTAMLATASSLGIKVVDGVDILVEQGAAAEEIWLGVRPDREVMRKAVLRFLGVS; this is encoded by the coding sequence ATGAAGTTGTTTGCAGTTATAGGCCAGCACGTAAGGAGCTCTTCGGCGTCGCCAGCTATGCACAACGCGGCATTCAAGGCCTTGGGGGTAGATGCCCTCTATATAGCCATAGACGTGCCCAGACCGTCGTTGCCGTGCTTCGTGGAGCTAGCCCGTTTCAACCTCTCCGGCTTTAATGTGACCATACCGCTTAAGGAGGAGATAATGCAGTACCTAGACGGCGTGGTCATGGAGGCTAGAGCCATAGGCGCCGTCAATACGGTCAAGGTAGAAAGGAACCTGTTGGTAGGCTACAACACCGACTATATCGCAGTTTATAGACTGGCGGGCAGATATATGGAGGGGAGCAAGGTGTTGGTTCTAGGCGCTGGCGGAGCGGCGAGGGCCGCCGTCTACGCCGCAGTTAAGGCGGGCGCCAACGAGATCGTAGTGGCCAATAGAACTAAGGAGAGGGCCGTCGCCTTGGCCAAAGAATTTTCGGAGAGGTTCGGCGTCAAGACGGTTGGGGTGGGGCTGGACGAGGCGCCTAAGGCGGACGTAGTGGTAAACGCCACGCCGGTACACAACGAGGTGCTGGCCCCCCTAGAGGGGGCTAAGGCCTATGTCGAGTTTGTCTACAATCCTCTGAGGACCGCCATGTTGGCAACCGCGTCGAGTCTCGGCATAAAGGTCGTGGACGGCGTCGATATATTGGTCGAGCAGGGGGCGGCGGCCGAGGAGATATGGCTCGGCGTGAGGCCAGATCGAGAGGTCATGAGGAAGGCCGTTTTGCGCTTTTTAGGGGTCAGCTAG
- a CDS encoding type I 3-dehydroquinate dehydratase has product MICATALVEKPKDLERALSSPARCVEVRLDPYRGDLGGIWRLLEDLIRSKTVIVTIRSAEEGGLFRGSEEERLSAYLKALDLTPSYVDVELSSKIKGDIIGAKGKTQVILSRHDFKETPEVEVLKSWASEAVAGGADVVKIATTARSWDDNFKVLSLIGTCRRPVVAFAMGNLGLMSRIFAPLVGAPFTYAALDAPAAPGQLSYGAMEAIYSSLGIYSNLTSLSDMRTALDAVDSALMYLLKLRLEICRDIGRIKKAMGLSVYDDSREAEVLRRAGDFKQLFDLIVQMCKAVQIVVPPS; this is encoded by the coding sequence TTGATATGCGCCACAGCCTTAGTCGAGAAGCCTAAAGACCTCGAGAGGGCGTTGTCCTCGCCCGCTAGATGCGTCGAGGTGCGTCTGGACCCCTATCGGGGGGATCTGGGCGGTATATGGAGGCTCTTGGAGGACCTCATAAGGTCTAAAACCGTAATAGTCACCATAAGGTCTGCGGAGGAGGGCGGACTCTTCAGGGGTTCGGAAGAGGAAAGGCTCTCAGCTTACTTAAAGGCGCTGGACTTGACGCCTAGCTACGTGGACGTGGAGCTCTCCTCTAAGATAAAAGGAGATATTATAGGCGCGAAGGGGAAGACCCAAGTAATTCTGAGCAGACACGACTTCAAGGAGACCCCCGAGGTGGAAGTGTTGAAGTCTTGGGCCTCAGAGGCCGTGGCCGGCGGGGCGGATGTAGTTAAGATAGCGACGACTGCGAGGAGCTGGGACGACAACTTCAAGGTCTTGTCCCTCATAGGCACATGCCGACGGCCTGTGGTGGCTTTCGCCATGGGCAACTTGGGCCTAATGTCGAGGATATTCGCGCCGTTGGTGGGGGCGCCCTTCACCTACGCGGCTTTAGACGCCCCCGCTGCGCCGGGGCAGTTGAGCTACGGGGCGATGGAGGCTATATATTCCTCTCTTGGAATATATAGCAATTTAACCTCGCTGTCCGATATGAGGACTGCGCTGGACGCCGTGGATTCGGCCCTCATGTACCTATTGAAGTTAAGACTGGAAATATGTAGAGATATCGGCAGGATCAAAAAGGCCATGGGGCTCTCCGTATATGACGACAGTAGGGAGGCCGAGGTGTTGAGGCGCGCTGGCGACTTCAAACAGCTCTTCGACCTAATAGTGCAGATGTGTAAAGCGGTGCAGATAGTAGTACCGCCTAGCTGA
- a CDS encoding S9 family peptidase: MPIRPTDLAKLTLVSNPVLEGDKGYFVATKINLRRNRYESSIWEVDTSNLKRRVLLQGPTDIAPTPKGDKIAFLSRRGLSRKSKGAGLWVLEGDGAPRRLAYFPLGVLDLSWSPDGSKLAVVAYKGVVEPDVKHAEGIPLWVNDFGYAYSVKSHLYVVDAEGGNKARITKGWALVRHAAWSPDGRYIAYTVSRDQLRPYLVDLVVYDVSTGEGRTLASGINSAYHLAWSPKSDAVALIGHKMQRGFSSHNRVYVYWLDGSETCLTCGFDRNAVNTLNSDVRGLSYSPAVQWRGEHIYFLATVGGASELYRVDLEGNVERVIGGEGVVDEFYVGQRGEVLYTYMTADSPKELFLYKDGETVKLTGFNDFAKSRLGFIKPKRFAFKASDGVEIEGWIMSPQGGRRPMVLYIHGGPKTAYGWSFMFEFQLLASNGYAVVYTNPRGSDGYSEEFADIRCHYGERDYQDLMEAVDYVLANFAEIVDGGKMAVAGGSYGGFMVNWIITHTDRFSAAITQRSICDWISMFGTTDIGWYFVEDQICCTPWDNRDRCLEKSPLFYVKSAKTPTLIIHSIEDYRTWLDQGVAFYTALRVNGVKAKLVLFPGESHELTRKGKPKHRVEDLRQKLEWLREHLGGKP, from the coding sequence ATGCCCATAAGGCCCACAGATCTGGCCAAACTCACGTTAGTATCGAACCCGGTGCTAGAAGGCGATAAGGGCTACTTCGTGGCTACTAAAATAAATCTGCGGAGGAATAGATATGAGTCGTCGATATGGGAGGTCGATACGTCTAACTTGAAGAGGAGAGTACTGCTCCAAGGCCCTACGGACATCGCGCCTACCCCTAAGGGCGATAAGATAGCGTTTCTGTCTAGACGTGGGCTGAGCAGGAAGTCTAAGGGGGCGGGCCTTTGGGTCCTAGAGGGGGACGGGGCGCCGAGGAGGCTGGCCTACTTCCCTCTGGGCGTGCTGGACCTCTCTTGGTCTCCAGACGGCTCGAAGCTAGCCGTCGTCGCCTATAAGGGCGTCGTCGAGCCCGACGTAAAACACGCAGAGGGCATCCCGCTCTGGGTGAACGATTTCGGTTACGCCTACAGCGTCAAGTCGCACCTATATGTCGTAGACGCCGAAGGCGGAAATAAGGCTAGGATCACAAAAGGGTGGGCTCTGGTGAGACACGCCGCTTGGAGTCCAGACGGCAGGTACATCGCATATACTGTAAGCAGAGATCAATTGAGGCCCTACCTCGTGGATCTAGTGGTGTACGACGTAAGTACGGGAGAGGGCAGGACGCTGGCCAGCGGCATAAATTCTGCGTACCACTTGGCGTGGAGCCCCAAGTCGGACGCCGTGGCGCTAATAGGCCACAAAATGCAGAGAGGATTTTCGTCGCACAACAGGGTATATGTGTACTGGCTGGACGGCTCGGAGACTTGCCTCACATGTGGTTTTGACAGAAATGCCGTGAACACACTCAATAGCGACGTGAGGGGACTCAGTTACTCTCCGGCTGTCCAGTGGCGCGGAGAACATATCTACTTCCTGGCCACTGTGGGCGGTGCGTCGGAGCTCTATAGGGTAGACCTAGAGGGCAATGTTGAGCGCGTAATTGGAGGGGAGGGCGTAGTGGACGAATTCTACGTGGGGCAGAGGGGCGAGGTGTTGTATACATACATGACGGCGGACTCCCCCAAGGAGCTCTTCTTGTATAAAGACGGCGAAACCGTCAAGCTCACGGGGTTCAACGACTTCGCGAAGAGTAGACTTGGCTTCATCAAACCTAAGCGCTTCGCGTTCAAGGCCAGCGATGGCGTTGAGATAGAGGGCTGGATCATGTCGCCTCAAGGCGGGAGGAGGCCGATGGTGCTCTATATACATGGGGGCCCCAAAACCGCATATGGCTGGAGCTTCATGTTCGAATTTCAACTGCTCGCCTCTAATGGATACGCGGTGGTCTACACAAACCCAAGAGGCTCCGACGGGTACTCCGAGGAGTTCGCCGACATTAGATGTCACTATGGCGAGAGGGACTATCAAGACTTAATGGAGGCCGTGGATTACGTCTTAGCCAACTTCGCAGAGATCGTTGACGGTGGCAAGATGGCGGTTGCCGGCGGCTCCTACGGGGGATTTATGGTGAATTGGATAATTACACATACAGACAGATTCTCGGCGGCGATAACGCAGAGGTCCATATGCGACTGGATCTCTATGTTCGGCACTACGGATATAGGGTGGTACTTCGTGGAGGACCAAATATGTTGTACCCCTTGGGACAATAGGGATAGATGTTTAGAGAAAAGCCCATTATTTTACGTTAAGAGCGCGAAGACGCCCACATTGATAATACACTCAATTGAGGACTACAGGACTTGGTTAGACCAGGGCGTTGCTTTCTACACAGCATTGAGGGTAAACGGGGTTAAAGCGAAACTCGTGTTGTTTCCAGGAGAGTCCCACGAGCTGACTAGGAAGGGGAAGCCTAAACATAGAGTGGAGGACTTAAGGCAGAAGCTCGAGTGGCTCCGAGAGCATTTAGGCGGAAAGCCTTAA